In Nocardia sp. NBC_00403, one DNA window encodes the following:
- a CDS encoding TerD family protein: MSVTLAKGGNVSLSKQAPNLTKVTVGLGWDVRTTTGADYDLDASALATGPSLKVLSDQHFIFYNNLRSPEGTIEHTGDNLTGEGEGDDETIVVDLAATPPTITNIFFPVSIHDADARGQSFGQIRNAFIRVVDQNTGAELARYDLTEDASTETAMVFGELYRYGNEWKFRAIGQGYASGLAGIARDYGVHI, encoded by the coding sequence ATGAGCGTCACATTGGCCAAAGGCGGAAATGTTTCGCTGTCCAAGCAGGCACCGAACCTCACCAAGGTGACGGTCGGGCTCGGCTGGGACGTCCGCACCACCACCGGGGCCGACTACGACCTCGATGCGAGCGCGCTCGCCACCGGGCCGAGCCTGAAAGTGCTGTCGGATCAGCATTTCATTTTCTACAACAACCTCCGCTCGCCCGAGGGCACCATCGAACACACCGGTGACAACCTCACCGGTGAGGGCGAGGGCGACGACGAGACGATCGTTGTCGACCTGGCTGCGACACCGCCGACCATCACCAACATCTTCTTCCCCGTTTCGATCCATGACGCCGACGCGCGTGGCCAGTCCTTCGGGCAGATCCGCAATGCGTTCATCCGGGTCGTGGACCAGAACACCGGCGCCGAACTGGCCCGCTACGACCTGACCGAGGACGCCTCCACCGAGACCGCGATGGTGTTCGGTGAGCTGTACCGGTACGGCAACGAGTGGAAGTTCCGTGCCATCGGTCAGGGTTACGCGTCCGGGCTCGCCGGAATCGCGCGCGACTACGGCGTCCATATCTGA